caaattgcaaaagattcagcaacagagacgtccaaaatactgtgtaattatgcgatgaaaagaggcgacttttagccgtaagtggtgcagggctaatatgtccgctacaacccgagacgtcacaaacacttgtcattataccgcgacgttttcaacaagaaactccgcgggaaatttaaaattgtaatttagtaaactaaaaaggccgtattggcatgtgttgcaatgttaatatttcatcattgatttataaactatcagactgcgtggtgggtagtagtgggtttcagtaggcctttaaaggttcaCAGAAGATTCCATAGGAACTGGTTGAGGTTACGTTCGACCCCACTTGTGCAAGAGTGGGTAGTGATACAGGAACTGCAATTTTCTaaaattactgaaaaaaattataaaaatgcaAATGGCCTCAtgtcacaaacatgttttatgaggAATACCTGGAATATACAAatattactcttttttttttttttttcaacattttgaagaATAACGACCCAGTTTATTGCAAAAGGCGTGGATTTTATTGGGgtcatctttgcactgacccTGCAGCCGTGTGCGTCTGTGTCAGAGAGCACGTCCTTCCCACTCATGCGacataaaacacaaaacagtgCCGGCAAAACAGTGAGAAATGTTGATGAGTCGCATTGCACGTGCGGAATGATTATGTTTGCGCTTTCTCCATCCAGTATTGTCATCGTTCTGTTGATCAGCATACATTTTGGAGACGGAGGCGCAAAATGGTTTGcatgccttattctgctcacttaacagatgcaatccattttgcacatgtttagtacaggggtcggcaacccaaaatgatgAAAATACACAAACAAATCTAGTTGGAGctgcaaaaagttaaaagccttatataagtcttataatgaaggcaacacatgatgtaagtgtctataccaggggtagggaacctatggctctcgagacagatgtggctcttttgatgaccgcatctggctctcagataaatcttacctgacgttgcttaacacgataagtaatgaataattccgctggtaatcacagtgttaaaaataacgttcaaaatataaaacagtctcatgcattttaatccatccgtccgtttctatcgcacctgttcatgaagtcgcattaatgttcaaaagtattttatttgttattggttaccttcagaataacaatgttattaaaaagaataagagttgcacgcatttagttgttgtatttAGGGAaattccaaataaaagaggaggtatagaattctcttgtcagagcatgGGACGACACTATACAAGAGTACaggtctacacgtttctcctcattgaacTAAATTTAattcagtctctgtttaattccttgcttctagtctgtttaatagatgtcatcggggtttgaacctgacagttgtattcagtgttaaaaatattatacggctctcacggaaatacattttaaaataattggctttcatggctctttcagccaaaaaggttcccgaccgggcttcacggtggcagaggggttagtgcgtctgcctcacaatacgaagttcctgtagtcctgggttcaaatccaggctcgggatctttctgtgtggagtttgcatgttctccccgtgaatgcgtgggttccctccgggtactccggcttcctcccacttccaaagacatgcacctggggataggttcattggcaacactaaattggccctagtgtgtgaatgtgagtgtgaatgttgtctgtctatctgtgtcggccctgcgatgaggtggcgacttgtccagggtgtaccccgccttccgcccgattgaagctgagataggcgccagcgccccccgcgaccccgtaagggacaagcggtagaaaatggatggatggatggaaggttcccgacccctggtctataccatgggtgtcgaactctggcccacggcccatatttggcccgccgtgtaatttactTTGGCCTttggggcaatatcaaattaacattacagctggcagtgccgctgtaacaccgcattcaccgcttatacttcccggtagactcctgaagttcggtgcctctcccgaaaatctggcggggcaaccattcttcccaaatttctccagatttccacttggacaacaatatcgggggcgtgcctcaaaggcactgcctttagcgtcctctacaacctgtcgtcacgtccgcttttcctccatacaaactgcgtgccggcaaagccacgtaatatatgcagcttttacacacacataattgaatgcaacgcatacttagtcaacagcaatacaggtcacactgagggtggccgtataaacaactttaacactgttaccaatatgcgccacactgtgaacccacaccaaacaggactGACAGACACATTCGCACCGAACACAACATACAGAATaaatacccggaatcccttgcatcactaactcttcggggacgctacaatatacacaccccgcccccccaaccctgcccacctcattgttattttattttttaaatttattagcctgtgaaaacattaatgttgatgatatttacctcagagggctgcaaatggaaaagaggcattattttatttattttatttaatgtaccattgatgttttttcgtttgtttaatGATGGTTGCTTTTGCATGATTAAGTTATGTAatcgttgcttgttccatattcagtgttaaagcaaatcagtgtagaaaactgagcaataattaacgttttattcatgcactttctcttgctacttcaaggcttgattgTTTAAATCGttgttatttcattttcaaatttattatgagcctgtggaaaaagtttatttttggtATGTACCtccgaaggctgcaaatagaaaagaaacacaacatttttatttaaattttgtttgatatgccattgatatttttaaattattattattatttgagactcgatgttgcatgtcactataaagttatataagccttgcttgttcaatattcaacgcaaaacttgtttgggtcccaattaaTAATTTgtccaaccttggcccgcggctttgttcacttttaaattttgtcccactctgtatttgagtttgacacccctgttttacggtaatgtgttaataatttcacacataaatcgcacccccggccagactatgaaaaaaactgcgacttatagtccgaaaaatacggtaggtttGCCTTTccggccgtgtgtgtgtgtgtgtgttgaacatACTGTAGCAACTAAATGGCCATAAATTATTGACCGTTTGTCTAATGACTATCAAACATGTACGCCAGCATGGCTCCCGCTCTTTTTCTGTCCCCCCCCATGTGGATTAGCAGCATATACAAGCAGAGGAAGGGGGagggtcatcatcatcatcatcatcatcaggatTAAAAATAGATGATCTAACGGGCGCGCCTTCTTCTTCTAACGTATTCTAATTTTAGTGCCGTTAGGAGTCGCCCCATCGCTGTTTTCCTTTCCCCGCGCCCATCTACAATACACCTGTCACTGCTTTCTCCGGCGCAATGGCTGATCACAGCACACTTTAAACATGCTTACTCTCCTCTTATCTCTTCCCATACCCTGCTCGATCCCGCTATCTCCCATCGTCGCTTTAATCATGTGACACCTTCTAAACCAAACCCCCCCTGTCCGCCTCCctgcctccacacacacacacacacacacacacacacacacacacacacacacacacacacacacacacacacacacacacacacacacacacacacacacacacacacacgcacaaaacaATATAACTGCCTCCATCAATATCTCTGACAACATTTTCTGCTTTCAAAAGCCTCCGTCCCGTCGAAATTGTCATATTTCATTAAGTATCGTGTACGGCGCACATTAGGCCATCGCTGTGTTTCTGCTTTTAAAAGCTACTTTAAATAAATACACAGACATAAGAAGCCAGCCATGCATTTCCATCACATGCCCCGCTCTGTCTTTTCTTATGCATATACAGTAATTACTAGAGTAGCCAGCAGTCAGTCTTTCAGACAGTCCATATTTGAAGTGGGGATGGAGAAATATGTTGCCATGCAGAAACATATGCATTTATTCAAATATGCTTTGCAAATACTGCAGGGATATATGTTGCGCACCATTGAAGGAAAAATACAGATGTGTGTTATTTCTACTTGGCTTGACTTTAAATCGTTCACAATTATGTCATTTTTTTTGACTAGATATTTCATTAATGGTGTCTTGAAGCAATTTAGAATtagaaatcagaatcagaaatactttattaatcccgagAGGAACTATAGTGCACTATTTGGCTGCATCCTGCAGAAGCACTATTGATTCagcttaaaaaaaatgtgtggtgtaagtcagtggttctcaacctattttcagtgatgtgaacatttttttttaattcaagtaccccctaatcagagcaaatcatttttggttggaaaaaaagggataaaaaagttaaaaaaaagcactatgtcatcagtttctcccCCTCCAAAAAAACCGAAGCTGCTTTCCCGGAAGTGAAGAAGCAGTGGTAGAACCGGTGCTTCAACAACCTTTTGGGTTTTGCTAGTTTTCTTTTTATAACTTCACATGGCTTACCCAGGATACGGCGGGTATGGCAGCCCAATGCTACCCTATGGAGCGCCTGGAGGACCAGTGGGGCCCACATGCCCAGTCAAATGGGTGGACCAATGGGAGGTATGCCACTCCGGGTTGGTGGATATGCCCCTTACGGGGTAGGCTATCCCAACACATATGGTGCTCCATCCCCAGCTGCCAATGACCCAATGTGGGGTTATTTTACAGCCATTGCTGGTCAGGATGGTGAGGTGGATGCAGAGGAGCTCCAAAGATGTCTAACTCAAGCTGGCTTCACTGGAACCTACAGCCCATTCAGCCTGGAGACATGCAGAATAATGATTGCAATGCTTGATAGGGACTTCACAGGAAAGATGGGCTTCAATGAGTTCAAGGAGTTGTTTATGGCTCTGAATGGCTGGAAGCAGAACTTCATGATGTTTGACCGAAACAGGAGTGGGACTGTGGAGTCTCATGAGATGAACCAGGTAATCAGCTCAATGGGATACCGCATCAGTCCTCAGGCTCTGAACGCCATCCTCAAGCGCTACAACAAAGGTGGACGCATCTTCTTCGACGACTATGTGGCCTGCTGTGTCAAACTTCGAGCGCTGACAAAGAATTTTAAGAGGAGAGACACAATGCAGCGAGGTTCCGTCAACTTCCTTTATGATGATTTCATCATGTGCACCATGGCCCTTTAAGTGCTGCCAGTGGACACGCCCATGGGACCACACATGCTGACCAGCCAATCCTTGATGGATCACGACCCGGTTCTACCTTGGCCAGTCTTATTTGACAAGGGAACTAAGTGCCTGAAAAGTCTGTCAAATATTAACACCATTGCTtatgaataaatgaacacatgCTATACATATTTAGAAATTGTATACAGCCAAAAATAGTTAGAATATTAACTTTTGTTTGAAAATAACACTTTTGTGCcagtttatacatacataaacctatagctcggttggtagagcggccgtaccagcaacttgagggttgcaggttcgattcccgcttccgccatcctagtccttgccgttgtgtccttggacaagacactttacccacctgctcccagtgccacccacactggtttaaatgtaacttagatattgggtttcactatgtaaagtgctttgagtcactagaaaaaaagtgctatataaatataattcacttcacttcacagtttctgatttatgaaattgtataacggtgcaaaatattgctcatttgtagtggtctttcttgaactatttgggaaaaaaatatgtaaaaataactaaaaacttgttgaaaaataaacaagtgattcaattataaataaagatttctacacattaaagtaatc
The sequence above is drawn from the Nerophis ophidion isolate RoL-2023_Sa linkage group LG03, RoL_Noph_v1.0, whole genome shotgun sequence genome and encodes:
- the LOC133548817 gene encoding LOW QUALITY PROTEIN: grancalcin-like (The sequence of the model RefSeq protein was modified relative to this genomic sequence to represent the inferred CDS: inserted 1 base in 1 codon) — translated: MAYPGYGGYGSPMLPYGAPGGPVGXHMPSQMGGPMGGMPLRVGGYAPYGVGYPNTYGAPSPAANDPMWGYFTAIAGQDGEVDAEELQRCLTQAGFTGTYSPFSLETCRIMIAMLDRDFTGKMGFNEFKELFMALNGWKQNFMMFDRNRSGTVESHEMNQVISSMGYRISPQALNAILKRYNKGGRIFFDDYVACCVKLRALTKNFKRRDTMQRGSVNFLYDDFIMCTMAL